ACAGTTGTACCCATTGCAGTAGCCATCAAGCCCAACAATTTGGGTGATTCAGCAAAAGTTGCAATAAGTGGTTTAATTTGTATATTATTTTTAATAAATAATTTACTCATTGAATCCAGCATTACATTTTGTTTATCACCACTCATTCCATTTGATTTAAAACTAGCTGTTAAACCCTCAAACAGTGATTGTTGATCTTTGTTGCTTATTCCTGCAAGCTTTGCCGAAGCAGTAAACTTTGCATAACTTTCAGTTATTGAATTGAGATTTACTCGATACTTATTTGCAATAGTGTTTAAATATTCCTGATTTTTTGCATAATCTAATGCGCTACCAGATGCATCTTTAAGGGCTCTTTGAACCGTTCCTGTTTCCTTTGCAATCTCAATCATTTTTGAAATTGAAGCTTTCAGACCTAAGCCAAGACCAAACACCCCAGCAACTTGTAAAGCTGTTGATTTAATACTATTTAAACTGGTTTTTACATCAATTACCCCTTTTTTGAAATTTTCAGACAGTAAATTAATTGCAACCGCAAAATTTAAATTATTGTTAGCCATATATTTATCTTATTTCTCTTTAATTATTATTGTTTGTATTTTTCATCATCATTTCAAATTCATCTTTCATTGATGATATTGTTTGTTTTTGTTCTTGTTGTGTTGCTTCGAGCTCCCAAGGGAAAGGAAAAAATTTATCTGGTGAATCGATTTTCTTTGAATCAATGTGCGGGATTACATTTAAAAAAGTCCATAATCTGTTGCTTTCCATATCTTGTTTTATCTTATTATTATAAGCATTCATATAATAATCAATGTCATTAATTGTCATTTCATTCATTACATAATTAGCTGATAAACCAGCATTTACGACCAGTAATGCAGCAACATTTTTGATATATTGCGGTTCATTATTATCTGATTGACTATCAATATTTTCAACTATTTTTTTAATTGAAAATTGGTTATCAAATGAAAGAACCTTATTTAATTGTTTGTATATTTTATTTGAAATTGATTGATTATTAATTGATTCAAGAAAGGTTTCATAATCGAAATGTTCATCATTATTACATATTAACATGCAATAGAGTAGTTTATTAATATGTTCAATGTTTTCATAATCAAATAATTGATAAGAACATTCTGTTAATTGCTCCCATTTTATTATTGATTTTATTGTTAATTTTAATTTAAAATCTTCCATCATATTATTAATTATATATTAATAATGTGGTAAAATAGAGACACAAAAAAAGGTGATGAACTTAATCACCACCTTTTAATTTTTTAATTGATTATTAAACTGTTAAACTGTTATACTTTTGTTAAAGCTCCCGTACCATCCAATGATAATGAGCAAGAACAAATTCCATTTTCTTCAGCTTTTAAGCTTATAGATTTAATTATTGCTGTACCTGAATATTTACCAGTCGTCATCGCAAAAGTAACTGAATCTGTAGTTGTTCCGATTGTGAAAGGAATTGTACCACCGCTAAGTTGCACTGCAAGCAAAGTGTCAAATGAAGTGTCACCACTTGCATAAGTTAATAGAAAGTCTGAACTAACTGTGTAACTGATTTGCCCAGGAATTGCGGTTTTGAAATTTCCGCTGAATTTATTAGTACAATCAATTGAGTCTGAACTAATTGAAAGGTCACAACTCTTTGCGAATGCAACAGGATTACTGTTGGCATAAAGTAACAAAGAGTTACCTTTTATCAAGTCTGTTTGTGAATAAGATGCTGCCATATTATTTTATTTTTTTATTTTTATTATTTATATTTTTTAACTAATTTCAAATACTAAAATTTGAATGTATTTTTTATCCGCTGAATCCTCAGTTGAATCTTTAAGTCTACATTGATATTGATTATTATTACTGTCTGTGTGAATACCATCAACAAGGTCATTTACTTTTTCGGCAATTTGTATTGATTTATCATAGTTATCTGATACAATAGCAATCCAGATTTTACAACTTTCATTGGTAATTATTCCCCTAGTTGCATACTCTTTACTGTATTCATCACGATAATATATAATGAAGTCACCCTGTGTATTGTCTGGAGCGAAAAGAGGATAAATTTTATTTCCAATTAATGATTTTAATTCTTCATTATTTATTAATATTTTTCTTATGTCTGTTGTAATTGAAAACTTGCTCATTAACTTCTGTTGATTATCTTTGTTATTGCTCTATCAATACCATCATATACTTTGTTCATTGCTAAATCACTATTTGAATTTATTGAATCTTCCCAAAAATGATTACCAGTAACTTTGCCCGTAAACTTTCCGCTGTTGGTATATCTTTCTTGTGTTCCTTGGTCGATTAAATGAGCGTGATTACCCAATTGTGAAAAACCACCTAAAGCACCAAGCTTATTTTTTTTTACCTTGTTTCTGAATGATTTTAAAAGATTACCTGTGCTACCTTTACCATTTTTTAATCTTGATCTAAGATTTGTTTTACCTGAATTTATAAACAGTGAAATTGCAGATTTTAAGCCCTCTTTTACTGTTTTATCTTTGTCAATATCAGATAGTAGATTGATTTTCTGTAATACTTTTTCAATATTTTTTACTGTAATATTTATATCCATTTTAAATATTTACTTTTTGTAAAGTTATTGTTACCGAATTATCAAACTCATTGTAATCTAATAATGTAATATTATATTCATTATTATTATATTCAACTATCAGATCATCAACCAGTAAATTATTATTTCTGATTTTAAAAATTAATTCATTGTCATGAAATAATTCTTTAGCATTAAGACCAAAATTTCCAGTTGATTTTACCTTTGCGGCTCTGGTTGTGAATAAATCAATTTTTGATTTTGTTATAAATCCAGAATCAGATTGAATTTCTTCTAACTGTTTGAATTTCAGTATGTATCTAAGTGTTCCAGCTGCTATCATTAGTTTGAATAGTTTTGATAAAAATCCAACAGATATTGGTAATTATAAGGTATTGCAATTGCTTTGCCAGTGAAAGAAACATTCTCTCTGATTGAATATAAACCACCAATCATTAGCAACATAGCATGTAAAATCGGTGCGGGTAATACATTTACAGTTTCGCCACTAGCATTTGTACTAGTGGTTAATCCTGAAAGTGACTGATTAATATGTAGTTCAACAGCTAATTCAGCGACACTAATTAGATCATTGATATAATCATCATCATCAATGAAAGATTCATCAATATTTAAGTGTTTTTTTGCTTGATTTAATGTTAAGTACATATTAATATTTTTTACTATTATTATTTATTATGCTAATTGAGCAACAACATAAGCTGGACGAATCCAAGCAGCATCGTAAAATCCATTGATTATGATTCTAACAACACCCTCTGTCATGTGTGATTTTTCATCAATTGTTAATACAACTGGCCCCCATTGCCCGATCCATAAATTTTTAAAATCTGCTACAACTATACCTTTGTTATATACATTAGCTGTAACATAAGCTGGGCAAGCATCTACTTCTTTATTGTCATAAATAAATGACATCTGATTTCTTACTGTTGATTTAAGTATTGATTTTGCTTTGTTTGAAATTATAAATGAATAATCATTTACATTTTTGTCCTCAAGTTGAGATTCTAGATTAACAATATTAGCATAAGTAACACCGCTAATTGTATTTGCGCCTGCAGCAAATAAACCATTTGGCATTGTAGCACCAGTTACATTTCCTAGAATTGTAGATTCTAATTTTTGTGAGATTGAATTTCTTAATGATTCAATTAATTGTTCATTAGCACTGTTACTGTCCTGTGCGAGAAATTGTAATGACACATCAACATAAGTTGTCAATCTTTTTGGGCGCATTATTTGTTCAGAGAATGCACCAGCACCATCAGTTGCACTTGCTTTTTCTCCAGCCCATAAGGAACTAGTTCCCGCATAAGAAGGTAAGCTAAAATCATTAATCAAACCAGTGATAAATTTTGCACCAGCATCCATTAATACTAAATTTGGTTGTAATGCAGTTGTTAATGAGTTCTTTGTTTCGCCAATATTTTCCATTCCAAAACCAGCTGATGTTGCACCAATTACATCACGGTGCTCACTCATCGGAATATATATATCACCTGCGATTGATTGACCAATATTTCTTACTTCTTGCGCACCTAGATTTGAGAATTCTTTTTGCTCATCTGTTAAACCTCTTTTTGAGGCAATTGAATTAATTGCGGAAATTAATTTAAAATTTTCCATTTGTCTTTTTTCTTTATTTTTTATTATTTTATTTTCTTCAATATTCAATTCTCTTTTTTCTGATTGAACATCATTTTTTTCATTATTTCTTTCTTCATCAGTTGATTCAATTAGTTGTTCTATTGGTTCAACTGGTTGTTTATTTTCTTCAATAACTTGTTCAGTTGGTTCAACTGGTTGTTTATTTTCTTCAATAACTTGTTCAGTTGATTCAATTGGTTGTTCTTCTACTTGCTCGGTTGATTCTTCAGCCACTTCAATAGTTTGTTCTTCAATTACTTTATCTTTTGATTCTTTAATTTCTTGTTCAACTATTTCAGTAGGAATTTCTTTATTTTCTTCTTGAATTTCAAGAAATCTTTTACAGGCTGTAGTTTCTGAATATGCTGGTTGGTAAACTGGTGAAATGTCAAATAATTGACCAAATTTTAAAATGGTTCTTATGTATGTACCATCTGCTTGTTTATCCCATTTATCCGATTCAATAGTAAATGCAAATGAACTAGAATCTATATCACCTCTTTTAATCATTTCAATTGCTTCATCACCTAATGCTGTTGCAGGTGATTCAAATGAATATTTCAATCCTGTATCATCAATTGACAATGAAAGTGTTCCTGTACCATTTTTTGATCTTGCTAGAATTCCCCTCTTTGAATCGTGATTCAGTAAAGCAAAAACATCACTTTTTTCAATCACTCCAGCAAATGCATTCTTATCAACTAGTTCACGAAATCCTCCCAAGTCTTCAGATAAAGAAGCGAAAACAGATGCATAACCATCAATAGTTCTATTGTCCGAATTATTCGCCCTTAGTTGTATTTTTCTTATTTCTTTTTCCATTTTCATTTATATATTATAATGTTGTTATATTGTCAGCCATTTTTATTATCACTTTCAGCAACTATTTTTGCTTTAATTTTTTGTTTTAATTCTTTCTGATCTGGTGGTGTTTGTTCAATTATGTTCTTAATTGTTGACATATTGAGTTGCATGAATAAGTTATCACCGTTGTCAATATCATTGAGGTTTAGACTTCTACGTACTTCATTAATTGTCATAATTCCGTTAACCAGCATTGATTTATAATATTCTGCAAGTGATTGTTTATCAGTGCTTAACATTGCAGACCTATCAAATTGAATTTCATTAATTGATTGCTCTGGTAATGTAAATAGTTTTCGGTTTAATTCTTGTTCCAACATTATCAAGAAAGGGTTTATAGTATCTTCCAAAAAACTAAGCTGTGTTTGCTCTAATGAACTGTAAGAAGTTTTTGTGAGGTCAAATAATTTTATTGGTGAAATATTAAAGAATCTGGCTATTTCAATTACATCAAATTGACGTGATTCTAAAAGCATTGCATCTTTTGGATTGATGGTAATTGCTTGATAATCAACACCTAAAGGTAATACCGCAATACCTGAACTATTAGGATCAGAAAAAGCATAATTCCAAGACTGGCGAATTTGCTGTTTTTGGCTGTCGGTTAATTTTATATCGGTTTTCAATAGTCCACTGGATGCGGCCCCAGACTTATAAAAATTCTGACTGTGATTACTTGCATCGGTTGCAAGCTTCAGCGAATTAACAGCATAACTAATTGTTGATACTCCATTAATTAAATCATTTGAATACATCCAGAAATGCAACATATCTTTAGATTGAATAGGTTGCTTAAATCCTGTTGCATAATAAATTATAGTATCAGTTTGCCAGTTATAATTTGGCGTAACTTGTTCAGAATGTAAGTATCTAATTGCAGTTATATCACCTTTTAAATCTCTAATTATTGCGGCATATCCATTTCCCTTTAACAACACTGAGGAAATTATCAACTTGAAAAAATTGAATCTTGATAAATTGCTGGATGGTTGTTTATTAAGGATAGTTGATAATTGATGTTGATAATTAATGTTTTTAAAACCATTTCCATCAATTTCATATATATTTACAGGCAAAGAAGCCACTGCATTACTTATACTATTACATGCTGCATATACAGCACTTAATCGCATTGCACTAGATGATATATATGAACTAGTTGAATTAAATGACAAAGCACCAGTTAATAAGCTTCTTTCTTCTACTTGTTCAGTTGTTGTTGATTTTTTATTGTTGAAAAATAATCCCATATTTCTATTATTTTTTTAATTATATATAATAGATGTTGGAAAAATAGCAGACAAAAAAAAGGTGATAAAATTAATTACCACCTTATTATATATATATATATATGTACAAAAACAATTAAATCACAAACAAATCAAAATCATTATCAACTTTTGGAATTGTGAAAAATCCACCTAATGCAGATACCATTGATATTATGCCATCAATCTTGTTTTTATTACATGTTTTTTCGGGCTTCACATTATCGTGATTATCAGGATGAAAAACCACATTATCAAAACAGAACTGAGTTAATAAATTATTATCAATCACAACTTTATCTGATCTAATAAGCCTTTCTAATTCTTTGGTCGGGCGATTAAAATTTGCTTTTGATTGTGAAAAAGGAATTAGATTAAGCCCTGCATCGGTGCAATCAATAGCCCAACTGGTTGCATTATATGTGTCATAGAATATACCCGCAATAGGGCATAATTCATTAATTTTCAAAAGGTCTTCTTTGATATAATTATAGTCTACAACATTACCATTTGTCATTGTTATCTGTTTTTGATAGTGCATCTTTTTGTAATATTCTTTCTGTTGATGTTCTGTTAATGCTGACTGAGGTAGATAATATTTGGTAATAAAAGAATATTTATCATTTTTTTCATCAAAAAACATAAAACTAACAGCGGTTAAATCTGATACACAAGATAAGTCTACACCACAATAACACACCTGACCAGCAAAATCTTTAATATCAAGTTTCTTTGAATTCTTTACAATTGTATCATGTGTCAACCACACCTCATTAGATGAGCACCAGAGATTCAAATTCTTTGTCTTTACCCCAACTTCATTACTTGAATTATTCTTTGCGCTCAATACTTCACCTTTAATATAATCAGTTGATACAGTGATATTTAAATTAGGATTTGACTTTATCCAAACTCTTTCATCATCCCAGTTGTCATTTTCATCAAGTGTATAAATTGCAGAAAAAAATGAATCATCTTGCTTAGTATTTCTTAGTATGTCAATTGCAGTTGTAAACATCTCATAGCAAGGTGATTGTAAATTAAATCCTGCTGTTGTGATTATTATGCTTAAAGGCTGTTGTCTGTTACCTTGTGATGATTTTAATACTGAATACATTTTATTATCTTTACTCTCGTGATATTCATCAATAATAAAGGTACTAGTATTGAGCCCATCAAGCTTACTTGTGTCAGCAGATACAACTTTAATTTTTCCCTTATTTGATTTGAACTTTATTTCATTCCTGTAATTTTTGATATATTTTTCATTTGAATCAAGAACTTTGGAAAATTCAACAGTTGTATTAAGGAGTGTGTCTTTTGCTTGTTCACGACTGTTTGCCGCCAAAATGATCTCTGGACTGGCTTCACCCTCTGCGATTAATAAATACAAAGAAAGTGCTGTAACAAATGCAGATTTACCACTTTTTCGAGCCATAAAAAGAAATACATTCTTAGTAACTCTCTGATTATTATGTTTATATTTCCAGCCAAAAATATTTGCAACTATAAATTCTTGCCAATTTTCAAGCTTGAAATTTTTGCCAGCGGATTCACCTTTAAAATGCTTAATTAGACCAACAAATTGAATAACTTCAGCAACTTTTTCGGAATCAAAATAAATATCACTTCTTGACTGAAATGTTCTGAATCGCTGAACCGCTAATTTAATGAATTCACAAGCTATAATATTGTTTGATTCTACATCATTAATATATTGTTCATAACCTGTCATTATCTTGTTTCAACTTTTTTTTTATTATTTACAAATTGCATAAGTGGTGAATCATCCTCACTAGTTACATCATTGATTCTTAGTGCTGATTTCTTAGTCAATAGGAATTCAATTAAAAGCTTCTGCAATTGAATTGATGCATCATTTTTCACCTTAATTAAAGGATGTGCAACAGTACTATTAAACCGATCTAAGACAGTTAAACCACTAGTTGATAGTTCTTTATCACATGTAATTATAGTGTCATAATAACCAGCCATTAGGTATAATGAGGCATTCCAGGAATCATCTATTTTTTCACCATCTGATTTTAATTTCTTCAGTACATTTTTAATAAATTCCTTTGTTTCAGATTGTAATTTTTCATCAATTTTATATTTTGCCATTTCTATTTCATTTTTATATATAAAAATGTTGTGAAACTAGCTGACAGGACAAAAAAAAGGTGCAACACATGAATGTTACACCCTTAAAAATATTGAGAGATATTTTATTATTTAGTTATAATTATAGTTATAAGATGGCAAAGTATCTGTTAGATAATCATATACTTTATTTTTGCACTGATTTACTTTTTCAGTGTCTTTATCCTTAATGTCTGAGAATTCATTTTCAATTAATAAGCTTAATTCTAGTCCAAGGAGTTGAGTTCTTTGGTCAATCATTTTAATTAATAAATCAAATTTTGATTCTAATTCTGTCTGTTGTATATTTATCATGTATTTTTTAGTCTAGTTTATTATTGTGTGTATTGGGGGCTTGTTACAGCCCCTTTTACTTATTATTCTTCAATTTTATCTTCAATAAAGTTATATACATGAAGTCTAAACATTGATAGATAGTTATTATTATCTTCAATCGGCAAACTGTCAAAGTATTCACATAAACTAACAAGATCATTTTTTATTGAATTATAAGTTTTGTCTTCAATTAATTCTGTTGCAAGAATTATAAAATACTCTATTCCATGAGCCGCAAAATCAACTCTGTTTTTCATTCTGTCTAAATCTTTGATGTCAGTTGAAGCAACAATTTGTTCTGCTACATCTTTAATAATCATTTTTAATGGTTTCATATTATTTTTTTTTTATTTGTTATTTTTTTTTCTATATATAAATATGTGCGAGATTTTAAAAGTTCACTTTTTTCAGAAATTATTTTGATTTATTATTCGAATTTCTTTTTCAGACTGTTTTTTTATTCGAGTTTCTTTTTCAGCCTGTTCTTTTATTCGAATTTCTTTTTCGGATTGACTTAATATTCTATTATCTTTTTTTTTAAGGATGACAGGTAAATTATTTTCTTTCATAGTTTTTGTATTTATGTTGGGGGATTGTTAATCCCCCAATTTTGTTATTTAATTTGTTAATTTTCTTTCTATATATAAATAGTTTTATTTTTTCAAAAGTTCATCTTTTTTCAAAAAAAAATCACTATTATTTTATTTTTTTTCAGACACAAAAAGAGGACGTGGATTTTTTTTGCCCACATCCTCACATTTGAGAATCTATACTTTTGTTTTGATTTAAATTGAAAAAAACAGAAATAAAAAACTTGAAATGAAGTAAACAAATAGCTGTTTTTATTTCTATGCGGCAAATGTACTGGCATTTTTTTTGATAAACAATTATTTTAACTTTAATTAAATATTTTGTATTTGGAAAAATTAACGGCCGCCAAATTGTTAATAAACTGTTAAACTATTGTTAATATATGATTAATTGGTAATTAGACAGCAAAGAATTGTATTGAATGATGTAATTATTATATTCTTCTTTCTCACTATTCATCATTTTACTTAATCCTAGTTTTTCATACACATTAACTAAATGTATCATTCTTTTATTTATACCATTTTGTTCTAGCAATATGCCAAATTGATATTCATTAATTACTTGTTTTTCAGTTGTTTTTTCTTGATCATTTGATATTACTTCTTTATTTTGTTCCATGTTATAATTATTTATAGTTATTATTTTTTCTTCTTGAATAGTTTTAATTTCCTCAATTGCTGGTTCTTTTTGAATAGCTTCTTGTTCTTCTGTAACAGCTTCAATTATTTCTTCTTGAATAGTATCTTGTTCATGTGCTGCAACCTCTGTAACAGCTTCAATTGCTTCTGTAGTAGTTTGTTTATTATTTTTTAATAACATCTTTTTTTCTTCTCTTAATATAAAGATTTCTTCATTAGTTTTTTCATTGAAACTATTAACCAGAGTGCTATTAATAGTATATTCATTTGTTTGTCCTTTAGTTACTTTTTTTGAAATACAATTAATTAATATTAGTTCATTAATTATTTTTTGTGCTTTCATATTTGCAATATCTAAATTCTTACATATATAAGATATTGATATACTAAACCATTCTTTTTTTGTCATTTTTTGATAATCAATCAATAAAGCAAACATTGCTCTTTGATTGATATCTAAATACATATTAATTTTTTTGGGTATTGCTATGAATGAATATTCAATAGTTTTTTTGTCGGTGTTGTTTTCATTTGTAATCATTTTGTGGTTTTTTTTACTTTAATTATTTTTTTTGTGGTTTTTAAAAAAATATGGGGGATTGGAAAAACCACTAACCAAATCCCCCAGTATAAAGAGATTTTTAATCTTTTCTATATATAAATATGTACGAGTTTTAAAAAAAACACTTTTTTTAAAAAAAATAATTGTAATATTTAATATATTTTTTATATATCACAAATGTACTAATGATTTATTTAAATAACAACTTTAAATTAAAACTATTTTAATAATTTATGTTAAATTTGAAAATAAAATTTTGAAATAAAAAAGTTGAATATATCAATATTTGCTATAGGATTTTTTACCATAGTAATTTAGTATTAATAGACCTTAATGATTTTCATTATACTACCTTAATGATTTTCATTATACCACCTTAATGATTTTCATTATACCACCTTAATGATTTTCATTATACCACCTTAATGATTTTCATTAACAATTAAGAATATTAATAATAATATATATAAAGAATATAATAATAATAATAAATTATATATATAAATAATTATATAATAGAAAAATGTAAATTTTCTTTTTACTTATCTAATATATTAATCTATAATATTGATATATAATATTATATTATTTATAATTATATTTTATTTATTATATTGATAATTATATATTAAATATTATAATACAATTAACTAGTGAGAAAAACAACTTTTATGTTTTAATTTATGTTAATTGAATAACAAAATATAATATATCAATAGAAAGTAATTTAAGGCTCATAGAGCCACTTTTTTAGATATATCAATAAGATTATATAATAAGCCCTTTAAACTCCGTTACAGGGCAAAAGAATAACTTTATGTATCAACTATTGAGATAGTTAAACAGGTGACAAAGAAATATAATATTTCAATTCTCATTTTTTTCTTTTATTCTTTATTAAATCCAGTGAGGAAAAACAAACAAGAAAGATAATATTTCAATAGATAGTATTTTAAGGCTCTTAGAGCCTCTTTACATTGTTATCAATAACTTTTATTGATTATTACATTAAAATCTCTCAGAAACAAGGAAAGACAGCCTACAGGCCTACATTTATTTATATATCAACTAAGATAAAATAAATAAGCAAAAAGGAAAGACACAAACAACAAATAACAGATCATTTCAACTACACCAGAGGAAAAAGCATTTTAAGGCTCTCAGAGCCTTTCTTTATCTTTCTGACACTCTCAATCATTTCAATTAGAAAAACAAGCTACAAGGCAAATAAAACAGCTCTAAGGCTATTCAACAGCACAATTAATTAATAACTTCAATAACTAACTAAATAAATCATTTTATGGGTAAAAAATCTTTATATCTTATAATTCTACTGATTGGGTTAAATCTGATCACTCTAACTTACTTCAATAACCGACTAAGTAAATTAAACAATGAAAACTATAACTTAACGGTTAAATCAGATTCAATTACTAAGTCTTTCAATAAAAAAACTAAGGAATTTGAATTTTCAAAAAAATCATATCAAGTTGAAAAATTGAAAGATTTAAAAAAGTATGATAAATCATTCTACAACTCAATCAGTGACAAAAGCAAAACAATAGCTGCTATTACAACAACTACTTCTGTAGCTATCAAGCCGCAACAGGTAACTAATTTAATAACTGATTCAATAAACAAATTTAGATTTGATTATAAAGATAGTTCAATAAGCCAGCACATTACAGGCACTAACAAGATTAAAGGTAATCAAATAGTTACATCACTAGACACTAATTCAATCAAGTTAAATCTAAAGTATTCAATAATTGAGGATAAAAACAAATACCTCATTAAAGCTTACACAACAAGCAATGCAGTAACTGTTGATGATCTGTCTAGTGTAGTTGTAATTGATAAATCAAAGAAAAAAAATAAATGGGGTGTTTCTCTGTTTTGCGGGTACGGATTAAATACTGATTCAAATTTGAATAACGCTCGGTTCGGCTGGTCTGCTGGTGCTGGAATCACATATAAATTTTGGTAACGAAAAAAAAATTAAAAAAAGATGAAAATAATTTTTTGAAAAAGTGAATTTTTCAAATCTACTACATATTTATATATAGAATAAAAAATATATAACATGAAAAAATTAATTATAACATTCTTCTTATTACTAGTAATTAGTGTAATATATACTACTAATAACGTAATTATAACTATTGAAAGACAATCTATTGATAATAATAGACACACTGAACAAATGAATTATATCAACAATTGCAACCATATTGCAAAGTTTAATATCAATAAATAATAATATAGTATAAATATTTAAAAATGAAAAGTAAATGGGATAATAATACTATAGATTTTGCCAGAAAATCAGAAAATATATGTGACAGTTATTTAATGTACTTAACAGGCCACACATCACAACAGTGGTTTAAATCAATGGTCAAAGAAAAGGAAAACAACAGAACTGATTATTCATCAATTGATATAAAAAACAGATCACTAACAGTTGAATTAAAGACTAGAAATATAAATATTGATAAGTATCAAGATATAATGATTGAGCCAGCAAAATTTAATGCCTTGACAGGTGCAACAACAGATAAAAGCATATATATCAACTTTTTAGGTTCAGAAAAAGAATTTATAATATTTGACATCAAAGAAATAATGTTCTTACCAATCAGAAAAGAAACTGATATTAATATATCAAATAAAGAGCTCGGCAAAGACTATGATTATACAACCAACAGACTTTTTTTTAACAAAATATATGGTCATTATTACAAACTTGATGAATCAAATAACAAGTATAAAAAAATATGGTAAAATAAACAATAATAACAAAAGAAAAATAAAACAAAAAATGGAAAGAATTAGTATAAGATTGGATAATTATTCAAAACTAAAATTAAATGAATTGTCACAAGCTTTAAATACAAATTGCTCATTACTGATCAGGACAATAATTAAAGACTGGATTGAAAAGAATGAAACTCACTTGAACAATGTAATTGACAGCTACCAGAATAACACAATAAATCAATAATATAATAATAACATAAATTAAAAAAAATGGAAACAAAACACTTATCTAAAATCACTTACAACAAAGAGACAAAAGAATTATCTGGCTATTTAATCGAATTTAATATCATAAAT
This genomic interval from uncultured Bacteroides sp. contains the following:
- a CDS encoding terminase TerL endonuclease subunit → MTGYEQYINDVESNNIIACEFIKLAVQRFRTFQSRSDIYFDSEKVAEVIQFVGLIKHFKGESAGKNFKLENWQEFIVANIFGWKYKHNNQRVTKNVFLFMARKSGKSAFVTALSLYLLIAEGEASPEIILAANSREQAKDTLLNTTVEFSKVLDSNEKYIKNYRNEIKFKSNKGKIKVVSADTSKLDGLNTSTFIIDEYHESKDNKMYSVLKSSQGNRQQPLSIIITTAGFNLQSPCYEMFTTAIDILRNTKQDDSFFSAIYTLDENDNWDDERVWIKSNPNLNITVSTDYIKGEVLSAKNNSSNEVGVKTKNLNLWCSSNEVWLTHDTIVKNSKKLDIKDFAGQVCYCGVDLSCVSDLTAVSFMFFDEKNDKYSFITKYYLPQSALTEHQQKEYYKKMHYQKQITMTNGNVVDYNYIKEDLLKINELCPIAGIFYDTYNATSWAIDCTDAGLNLIPFSQSKANFNRPTKELERLIRSDKVVIDNNLLTQFCFDNVVFHPDNHDNVKPEKTCNKNKIDGIISMVSALGGFFTIPKVDNDFDLFVI
- a CDS encoding P27 family phage terminase small subunit, producing MAKYKIDEKLQSETKEFIKNVLKKLKSDGEKIDDSWNASLYLMAGYYDTIITCDKELSTSGLTVLDRFNSTVAHPLIKVKNDASIQLQKLLIEFLLTKKSALRINDVTSEDDSPLMQFVNNKKKVETR